Proteins from a single region of Bacteroidota bacterium:
- a CDS encoding NAD-dependent epimerase/dehydratase family protein, protein MKVFVTGATGLIGNHLVKELLANGDEVKVFVRKTSNLEILSGYNVEFAFGDINSEEELTKAAKGCALIYHTAGVFAYWGYDEKTFIAEAKQSMENVIHAAAINHISRVVFTSSSVTLGASDTKEILSENKSGNFNDAPAYIKAKVIQENSAFETGKKNNVEVIAICPTITIGAPDFHLTESNRMIVNFLKDPYKATWIGGCNIVSARDIAKAMILLAHNGKSGEIYIAGSENMEWKEIHSMISELCGMSGPYFEVLHTSAYLLSAMHEFLYHFTNTRPTSTREQAKMVGKYYWYSSDKLKQLGYSPQSAEDAFIETISWLVTSEHIPASLRASIKLSEKIYAYRNKNISE, encoded by the coding sequence TTGAAAGTATTTGTCACAGGCGCAACAGGATTAATTGGTAATCATCTGGTAAAAGAATTACTGGCAAATGGTGATGAAGTAAAAGTATTTGTGCGTAAAACAAGTAATCTTGAAATTCTATCCGGCTATAATGTGGAGTTTGCTTTTGGTGATATCAATTCAGAAGAAGAATTAACAAAAGCTGCAAAAGGCTGCGCACTTATTTATCATACTGCCGGAGTTTTTGCGTATTGGGGTTATGATGAAAAAACATTTATAGCAGAAGCAAAGCAATCCATGGAAAATGTAATTCATGCAGCAGCAATAAATCATATAAGCAGAGTTGTTTTTACTTCTTCATCTGTTACACTTGGGGCAAGTGATACCAAAGAAATATTATCAGAAAATAAATCCGGTAATTTTAATGATGCACCTGCTTATATTAAAGCAAAAGTGATTCAGGAAAACAGTGCATTTGAAACAGGAAAGAAAAATAATGTGGAAGTAATTGCGATTTGTCCAACCATAACAATTGGCGCTCCCGATTTTCATTTAACTGAGAGCAATCGCATGATTGTAAATTTTTTAAAAGATCCTTATAAGGCTACATGGATAGGGGGTTGCAATATTGTTAGTGCAAGAGATATTGCAAAGGCGATGATTTTATTAGCTCACAATGGAAAGAGTGGAGAGATATATATTGCAGGAAGTGAGAATATGGAATGGAAAGAGATACATAGCATGATTTCAGAACTATGTGGTATGTCCGGTCCTTATTTTGAAGTGCTGCATACATCTGCATATTTATTATCTGCAATGCATGAATTCTTATATCATTTCACTAACACCCGACCAACATCAACTCGAGAACAAGCAAAAATGGTTGGTAAATATTATTGGTATAGTTCTGATAAATTAAAACAATTAGGTTATTCTCCTCAATCAGCCGAAGATGCTTTTATAGAAACTATTTCTTGGTTGGTTACCTCAGAACATATTCCGGCTTCGCTAAGGGCATCAATAAAACTATCAGAAAAGATTTATGCATATAGAAATAAGAATATTTCTGAGTAA
- a CDS encoding DUF362 domain-containing protein, which produces MPESRVSIVTSREDDMFFLFDNMLNTSGFWKAIEAKRKKLKKTKQHFRILIKPDIDFFVLNSSTCIQPALVEYLIDTLVEKGFVNCVIAGSDNSTDFYLENRDVNILADLVGYKYITPGNHPYDIINLSENLSPANFDSNCVLKNEMLSADWLEADFRIIISKNKTDEEFYYSLCLNSLIDILPEKAKHFHYYFKYKPDEVALALYNRNEVDFCIIDAYESNHGSLGALHQNPIETKTFIAGNHVLLTDWAAALKMGLDPYASSMNSYALKNAGLPENYKLTGDLSIYPEWKNVSLTFSESVKARNINPVMRQLSQAWLQEIDTDIFPFKNIADSQVNKILSPIIKNIDEHPLAYSALIFLNYSLGNIQKFIESWQILYDKEKVFRKDTDLGFDPAEFSSKNYQDVVNYIKPLAQIVEHIEPDANGLKWRYIDDSVLFEYTRTLPYNFSAFIAKVDIAQSVQFMFDNIGGARIPVKYNQKNKIIHQAERDLYLPQPNWMVFFGGKYIDVCKIECIEYASNKETMYWRTIKSLNNSADYDDGMVEISAAGKNITQIKIVARQKFTLPLFFQVINMDYLPKVKNALVSDAYNNFFSKTIANFEAAYEGRNVKGGKTIDENFIAHNEYNQPFEAEQFKNVIAVFSGIIEKWVNRNKKTTDELGAVTDENGYRHFGGNTDKDAADILKEFASGVSDALKKDMKYLTGNN; this is translated from the coding sequence ATGCCTGAATCAAGAGTTTCCATTGTTACCAGCAGAGAAGATGATATGTTTTTTCTCTTTGATAACATGCTTAATACATCGGGTTTTTGGAAAGCTATTGAAGCAAAAAGAAAAAAATTAAAAAAGACGAAACAACATTTCCGGATACTTATAAAGCCGGATATTGATTTTTTTGTTCTCAATTCTTCCACTTGTATTCAACCTGCACTTGTAGAATATTTAATTGATACACTTGTAGAAAAAGGATTTGTAAACTGCGTGATTGCAGGTTCTGATAATTCCACTGATTTCTATCTTGAAAATCGTGATGTAAATATTCTGGCAGATCTTGTCGGATATAAATATATTACTCCGGGAAATCATCCTTATGATATTATTAATCTGAGTGAAAATTTATCACCTGCAAATTTTGATTCTAATTGTGTTTTAAAAAATGAAATGCTTTCTGCAGATTGGCTGGAAGCAGATTTTAGAATTATAATATCTAAAAATAAAACCGATGAGGAATTTTATTATTCACTTTGCCTGAATAGTCTCATTGATATTCTTCCTGAAAAAGCAAAGCATTTTCATTATTATTTTAAATATAAACCGGATGAAGTTGCGCTTGCATTGTACAATCGCAATGAAGTGGATTTCTGCATTATTGATGCGTATGAAAGCAATCATGGTTCGCTGGGTGCTTTGCATCAAAATCCTATTGAAACCAAAACATTTATTGCCGGTAATCATGTCTTGTTAACTGATTGGGCTGCGGCTTTAAAAATGGGACTGGATCCTTATGCATCTTCCATGAATAGTTACGCATTAAAAAATGCAGGACTTCCGGAAAATTATAAATTAACGGGTGATCTTTCTATTTATCCTGAATGGAAAAATGTTTCGCTTACATTTTCAGAATCTGTAAAAGCAAGAAATATAAATCCGGTAATGCGACAACTTTCTCAAGCTTGGTTACAGGAAATTGATACAGATATTTTTCCTTTTAAAAATATTGCAGATTCGCAAGTGAATAAAATATTATCGCCAATTATAAAAAATATTGATGAACATCCTTTAGCTTATTCTGCACTTATATTTTTAAATTACTCTTTAGGTAATATTCAAAAATTTATTGAGTCGTGGCAAATATTATATGATAAAGAAAAGGTGTTCAGAAAAGATACCGACTTGGGATTTGATCCCGCAGAATTCAGCAGCAAAAATTATCAGGATGTTGTAAACTATATTAAACCGCTTGCACAAATAGTTGAGCATATTGAACCCGATGCAAATGGGTTGAAATGGAGATATATCGATGATTCAGTATTGTTTGAATATACACGGACATTACCTTACAACTTCTCTGCATTTATTGCCAAAGTGGATATTGCACAAAGTGTTCAATTCATGTTTGATAATATTGGTGGAGCTCGAATTCCTGTTAAGTATAATCAAAAAAATAAAATCATTCATCAGGCAGAAAGAGATTTGTATTTACCGCAACCCAATTGGATGGTTTTTTTCGGTGGAAAATATATTGACGTTTGTAAAATTGAATGCATTGAATATGCAAGCAATAAAGAGACAATGTATTGGCGAACAATCAAGAGTTTGAATAACTCTGCGGATTATGATGATGGCATGGTGGAAATAAGTGCAGCCGGAAAGAATATTACGCAAATAAAAATTGTTGCCCGACAGAAATTCACGTTGCCTTTATTTTTTCAGGTAATTAACATGGATTATTTACCTAAAGTAAAAAATGCCTTGGTATCAGATGCCTACAATAATTTCTTTTCAAAAACTATTGCAAATTTTGAAGCAGCATATGAAGGTCGCAATGTAAAAGGCGGAAAAACTATTGACGAAAATTTCATTGCACATAATGAATACAATCAACCATTTGAAGCTGAACAATTTAAAAATGTAATTGCTGTGTTTAGCGGAATAATTGAAAAGTGGGTAAATAGAAATAAAAAAACTACGGATGAGTTGGGAGCAGTTACTGATGAAAATGGTTATCGGCATTTTGGCGGAAACACGGATAAAGATGCTGCGGATATTCTTAAAGAATTTGCAAGTGGTGTATCAGATGCACTTAAAAAAGATATGAAATATTTAACCGGTAATAATTAA